One Sagittula stellata E-37 genomic window, CCCGGACCTGCCGCAGGGCGAAGGGGAGGGCGGCTCGAAGTGGTTCACGCTGGAAGAGATCCTGACGCTGCGCGACCACTTCGCCGAGGAAGGCGCCAAGGACAAGGAGTACCGCGCGTGGCGGCCCGAGGGGTTGCCCGCCAAGGTCGTGGCGGTGGCGAACTTCAAGGGCGGGGTCGGCAAGACCTCGACCTGTGCGCACCTCGCCATGTCGGCGGCGCTGGACGGCTACAAGGTGCTGGTCATCGACCTGGATTCCCAAGGGTCGATGACCTCCATCATGGGCGGCAAGGTGGAAGACGAATGGCAGACCGTCTTTCCCATGCTGGCACGGGATTATGCGCTGAAGCTGGTGGAGGAGAATCGCATTCGCGAGGCGGCGGGGCAAACTCCTTACCAATTGGATGAGACACTGACCGCCGCGTTAGAGGTTTCGCCGCGAAACCTCGTGCAGAAAACCCACTGGCCCAACATCGACCTGATCGGCGCGCAACTGAACCTCTACTGGGCGGAGTTCCAGGTGCCGGTGTGGCGGATGCAGATGCGCCAGTGGGCGCTGTGGGACGCGCTGATGAATGCGCTGGAGGAAGGCGGGATGCTGGACGACTACGACATCGTGCTGCTCGATACGCCGCCGGCGCTGGGGTATCTGACGATCAACGCGCTGTCGGCGGCGGACATTCTGCTGGTCCCCTTGGGGGCGTCGTTTCTGGAGTTCGATTCCACGGGCCGCTTCTTCGACATGATCTATTCGACCTTCGCGTCGATCGAGGAGGGGGAGAACCGGGCGCGGCGGTCGGGGGGCCTGCCGGAGATGCGGTTCGAATGGGATGCTGTGCGGGCGCTGGTGACGCGCTTCGACGCGGGCCAGCAGACGGATCTGGCGAACGTGATCCAGGCCTATTTCGGCGACTTCATGACGACCTACCGGCAGGAGGTGACGGCCATGGTGGGGCAGGCCGGAGAGATGGTGTCGGGCATCTACGAGACCGATTACCGCGACTTCAACCGCGACACCTACGTGCGCGGGCGGGAGACCTTCGACCGGACCTGGGCGGAGGTGAAGGAGGTCATCCTGGGCACCTGGTGGCGGGACCTGCAGATGGCGCAGGCAGAGAGCGGTACGGAGCAGGAGGTCGCTGAGTAATGGCGAAGCGGAGAAAGCTGGAAGCGCCCACGGCAGAGGCCCTGCAGGCGCTGGAGGAGGAGGTCAGCCGGGACGTGGCGCGCGGGCCGATGTCCGCCCCCATCGCGCAGGTCGCGGCAGAGGCGGCGGGTATGCACGACACCCGCACGCCGGCCGAACGGCAGGCGGCGGCGAAGGACCGGTCCGACGCGGAACGGCTGCGGGAGGCGGAGGCCTCGGGCCGGGTCATGCAGGAGATCCCGCTGGACCAGATCGACCGCAGCGCGCTGGTGCGCGACCGGGTGGTGATCGACCGGGAGTCGCTGGACGAGCTGAAACATTCGATCCTGCGCAGCGGGCTGCGTCTGCCGATCGAGGTGTTCCGGATGGAGGGCGGCGAGAAGCCTTACGGCCTTTTGTCCGGCTACCGGCGCATGATGGCGATGGAGGAGCTTTACAGCTACCTCGAACACGAGAAATACGCCTCGATCAAGGCGGTGGTGCGCGACCCGGAGACGATGGGCGGCACCTTTGCGGCGATGATCGAGGAGAACGAGATCCGCGCCTCGCTCAGCCATTTCGAACGGGGGCGCATCGCGGTGATCGCGGCGCAGCAGGGCGCTTTCGTGAACACCGAAGACGCGGTCAACGCGCTGTTCCCGCAGGCGTCGAAAGCGAAGCGGTCGAAGATCCGGTCCTTTGCGCTGATCTTCGAGGAACTGGGCGACATGCTGGAGTTCCCCGACCTGATCAAGGAAAAGGACGGGCTGCGGATGGCGGCGGCGCTGCGGGAAGGCGGAGAGAGCATCCTGCGGCAGGCCCTGAGCGAAAGCCGCACGACCAGCGCCGACGAAGAGGCGCGGGTGCTGGAAGAGGCGCTGAAGCAGGTCGAGACCAAGGCCGATCCGAAGCGCGGCGGGCGTCCGAAGAAGGTGGCTTCGCCGCGAAACCTGTCCTCCGGTGTGCGCCTTCAGGCGGGCAACGACGACGACGGATGGTACATCCGTATCAAGGGGCGGCACGTGGACCGCGAACTTGTGGAGGTCGCCATGGCGGAGCTGGAGCGTTTGCTGGACGGTCCCGGCCGGTAAGCCGGGACCGTGATCGCCGCCGACGTCAGCTGTGCTTTGCGACGTGGGTCGCGATGGCGTCCATCAGCGGCGGGGAGAGACAGTCGTAAGGGGGCAGGCCGATCTCGCGCAGGCGGCCACGGATCTCGTCCATGCGCGCCGGATCGACACCGGATTCGATGATCGACGACACGAAGGCGGCAAAGGTCGGCGCCGCCCAGCCGGTCTGGGGCGACAGCTCGGTATGCACGAAGTCGAGGCCAAAGAACGGATGTCCGTCGTTCTCGATCCGTCCGTACATGTGCGTGCCGCACCCGGTGCAGGCGTGGCGCTGGATCGCGGCGGACCGGTCGACGACCTCCAGCTTGTCCTCGTTCTCGGTCACTTTCACCTTGTCGCGTCCGACGACGGCGATCTGGCTGAAGATGGCGCCGGACGGCTTCCAGCACTTCGTGCAACCGCAAACGTGGTTGTGTGCCGTCTGGTCCGAGATCTGCACCACCACCGGTTTCGAGCTGCACTTGCACTTCAGCGTGCCGCCGGAGAAACCTGCGGTTTCGCGCGGTATGCCGTTATCAACCTGTGGATGAATCTTTACATGGGTGTACTTCGGCGCAGAGCTCGATGCGCTGTCGCCGCTTTTGAAAAAGATATCGAGAATTCCCAAATCCAATTCCTCCCTGTTGCAGCGCACTTTTCGGTGTGCGCTTGCGTCAAGGCTGCGCCTGGCGCGGGATTCGGACAATGCAGCACTTCGTCTTAAGTGCGGGCGCGCAGAACGGCCGTGGCAAAGGCCCTGAGGTCGACTGCGCGCGTCTGGCGCCCGAAACGCGCCCGGTCGAACCCGTCGAGCAGATGCGATGTGGCGACTCCGTCCCGCCGAAGGATTGCCCGAGCGGCCCGGCGCGTGGCGGCGGCGTCACCGGCGCGTGCCGCCCGGCGCAGCGCGCGCACCTGCGGGTCGAGCAGCGGCAGGCGCCGCAGCAGCGCGCTCTGGTCGGCGCGCTGGCCCTTCAGCATCCACGCCAGCCCCGCGCCAAACGCGGCCAGTGCGGCCAGCACCATGGGCCAGCCGGGCAGGCGGGCGGGGTCCTCGGGCGGGGGAGGGGGCGGCAGCGCGGCCTCGTCGTAGGCGACCCGCTGCGCCGAGATCACCACCTCGCGCATCTCGCGCGAAACGGTGTCGAAGTAGCTGAAACCGATCGGCTCCACGATGGTGGAACGGTCGTTGGTGGGCCGGATCGTCCAGCGCCAGAAGACATAGGTCACCGGCCCCTCGGGCGAGAGCTGGATCAGCCGCTTTTCGGGGTGCGGAAAGATCATCGCCGAGGGCGAGGTGAGTTCCGGCATGGGCGGCACCATTTCCGGTGTCACGCCCACCGCTTCGACCCTGACAATGCGCAATACGCCTTCGCCCGCCGTCAACTGGTCGGGGGCGTTCGACCAGTTGTCGGCGACCTGGACCCGCCGCGCCGGGAACCACCAGCCGCCATCGGGCAGGGCAGGGGCGGGGGCGACCTCGATGGTCACGGGGGCGGAGGTGATGTCGTGTTCGAACCAGTCGTCGCCTTCGTCCGTCAGGGTCAGGTGATGGGTGAAGGCGCCGATGGTCAGCGTGCCCGCGCGTTCGGGATACAGCGCCATGCGCCGTTCCAGCACCTTCACCTTCTGGCCGCGAATGCGTTCCTCGCGCCATGTGTCGGGGCCGAGCTGGGTCCAGTTGAAGCCGGGCAGATCGGGTTGTTCCAGCTTCTCCAGCGTGATGTGGCGCTTGTAGACGCCACGGATGACGATCATCACCATCTCGCGCGCGTAGGGGATGTCGGCCTGTTCAAGCACGGTGACGGTGAGTTGCAGGTCGTCCGGGTCGACCGCGCGGGTCTGGGCGTGCAGCGTCAGCGGCCAGAGGAGCAGGAGCGCCAGCAAGGGTCTCATTGCGGGTCCTCCGGGTCCGGCGGGGCGAGGCCCAGTTTCTCGCGTCGCTTGCGTTCGTGGGCGATGCGCGCCTTCAGGTAGTCGCCCGGCACGTCGGTCAGTTGCGACAGCCAGCGTTCGTCGGCCAGCATGAAGCGGTCGTCGAAGATCCTGCGGACCTTTTCCTGTCCGGTGGACTGGAGTTGCACGGTGCCCAGCATGGTGCTGGTGTTGTTCACCTCGTCCCCGGTGCCGGCGGCGCGGGCGTTGCCCCGGGCGACGAAGGACTCGGTGGTGGCGCCGTCGCGGCGCTTGCCGAAGAGGGCCAGCGCCTCGGGGTCGATGCCCAGGCCGGCGTAATAGGCGGCGATCAGGTCGAAGTTGGCGCGGGCGTCGGCGTCGCCGCCGTGAATCACCAAGTCGTAGGTTTCGAGCGCCTCGGAGTACCGGCCAAGCCGCGCCTGCGCGGTCCCGAGGTTGTAGGTCGCGCCCGCCTTGGCGAAGGCCCGGGCCGCGTCCTCCATCCGCCCGGCGCGGTACAGCGCGGCGCCCTGCCAGTCGGGCCTGTCGAAGGTGAGCGCGGCAAGGCCGGGCAGACCGGCGGCCATGAAGACGCGGCCGAAGGCGGCACTGCCGTGCCCCAGCGCGAGGGCGATCACGGTCATGAGGACGGTGAGCGTGGCCAGCAGCTTCATGTCGCGCGCCTCCGGAACAGGAGGAGGAGGGGGAGGAGCGCGAGCGCCAGCAGGTAACGCCCGAAATCGCGCTGGAAGAGCAGGGGGAAATCCTGTGCCTCCAGCCGCGTGCGGGCGTCTTCCGACAGGAACCGGGCGAAGGCGTCGGTCTGGTCGAGGGTGAAGGTGCGGCCGTTTCCGACCCGCGAAAGCGTCTCTGTTTCCGCCGAAGGGGCGTTCAGGGTCACGACCGACAGGCGCGCGCCCCGGGCGGCGATGGCCTGCGCCTCGGCCAGCGTGTCGGGCCCGAGGCCGGCGCCGTCGGTGAACAGAACCACGTCGCCCGCCAGCACCTGTCCGTCTTCCAGCATCTGCGTGGCAAGCGCGAGGCCACGGCCCGGGCGGGAGCCCTTGTCGGGGACCGTCTCTGCGTCGATGACGGACACGGTCTGGCCCAGCTGGCGCAAGTCTCGGGTGAGATCGCTGGCGACATAGGCGTCCCCGGCATAGACGACCAGACCGCCGGGACGGGTGCCAAGCGCCGAGACGCCGAATCGGCCCATGGTCTGGAGTTGTGACCAGCGGTCTGACCCGGTGACGCTGGGCGAGGCGTCGATGACAAAGACGGCGCCGTCGAGGTTGCGGAAAGACACCGCGTCGCGGCGCTCCTGAGCGGGGCCGGAGAGGGCCAGGATGCCGATGGCGGCGGCGCCGAGCGCGGCGAACAGCCCGGTGCCGCCCCGGCTGTGGCTGACACGCCCAAGGGCTGCCAGCGCTTGAAGGAGTGCCGGATTGGCGGCGCGTTCCCAGCCGCCGAGCTGCCCGCGCTGGCGGTGGAGCCACCAGCCGAGGCCCGCCAGAAGCGGCAGCAGCAGCAGCCATTCGGGGCGTAACAGGGTCACATAGGGTGTCATCCGCGCGCCTCACGCCAACCCATCCAGAGGCAGAGGATCACCGCCAGCGACGCGGGCCAGATCCAGTGTTCGCGGAAGACCTCGGCGGCGAGACCGTCGCTGTCCGTCGCCTCCAGCCGGTCGAGCGCTTCGGTCACGGCGATCAGGTCCTCGGTGGTGCGGACGCGGAAGGTTTCGCCGCCCGAGACCTTGGATATCGCGTCAAGCGTTTCGGCATCGACCACGCCGCGTTCGCCTTCCTCCGCCTCGTCGACGGATTTCGGCCCCATGGCGATGGTGTGGACCCGGACCCCCATCTGCGCCGCAAGCTGCGCCACGCCGCGTGGGTTGGTGGCGCCCGCGTTGTTCGCGCCGTCCGACAGCAGGATCACCACGCGGGTGTCGGCGTCGGACCCGGCCATGCGTTTCAGGGCCAGGCCGAGCGCGTCGGAGATGTTGGTGGCGCGGCCCGAGATGCCGATGGTCGCCTCTTCGATCCGGCGGGCGATGGCCTCCGTGTCGAAGGTGAAGGGGGCGGCGTAATAGGCCTCGGAGCCGAAGACGATCAGCGCGACGCGGTCGCCTGCGCGGCGGCGGGCGAATTCGGCGCCGACGGTGGTGACAGCCTCCAACCGGGTGATGGGCTGGCCGTCGAGGTAGAAGTCGTCGCGCACCATGGAGCCGGAGAGGTCGAGCGCGATGGCCAGATCGCGGCCCGAGACCCGCAGCGCCGGAACGGGTTCCAGCGTGCTCGGCCCGCTGAGCGCCAGGACGAACAGCGCCCAAGTCGCCCATGGCAGAAGTCTGCGCGCGCGTTCCAGAACGGCGGACCCGCCGCGCCCGCCCGCCGTCAAAAGCGCGGTGCCGATGCGGTCGGGCACGGCCAGTGCGGCGCCGCGTGTCTGCGCCGGGGGCAGGAGACGGGCGGCCAGCCATGGCAGTGGCAGGAGCAGCAGCGCAAGGGGGCTGGCCAGTTCAAACATGGCGCGCCACCTCGGCCTGAAGCTCTGCCAGGTCGAGCGGTTCGGGGCGGTACAGAGACTGTTTCAGCGCCTCGAACCGGTCGGGGGCGTGGGTCTTCAACAGGGTCAGGAGCGCCACGCGACGGGCGTCTTCGGGCAGCGCGGCGATGCGGGTGAGGTCGGATTGCGGATCAGGTGGCCGTGCGCGCACGGTGGCCAACCGCATCCCCGCGCCCAGCACCAGTGCGCCCAGACAGGCCAGCGCCAGCGTCGCGGCCAGTTCGGCGGCGAAACCGCCCGGTGCCTCCGACGGCAGGCGGATGTCGTGGAGGCTGGCTTGCAGCGTTTCTTCGGTGATCGCCTCGCCGGTCATGGGGCGCGGTCCGGCGGGAAAGCGGCGGCGAGGCGTCGGGCCATGTCCTCGACGCTTTGCCCGGCATCGACCCTGAGCGCGCGGAAGCCTTCGACGTCGATCAGGTCGGGCGCCTCGGTCCCGGTGCCGTCCAGCGCAATGCGCAGGTGTCGGCCATCGGAGAGACGCACGGGGTAGTCGCCGCGTGGCAGGCGGGTGCCGTCGGCGTCGGTGATCGCCATGAGCCGGGGCACGCGGTCGCGGTCGAGCCGGGACAGCACGTCGCCAAAGCCGTCGCCAGGCGTGTCGAACCCAGAGGCGATGACCAGTTCGGCGCCGCGCGGGGCGATCCGGTCCGCGCGAGAAAGCGGACCGGCCAGCGGCGGATCGGTCGTCTCGCCCGCCATCGCAGCCTGCAAAGCGTTGCGGTGGGCGCGGACCATGCCGCCGATCACGTCCAGCATCCCACGCGCCCGGCCCCTTGGCGGCACGATGACCGGCGGGCCGGAGGTGATCGCCAGCAGCCCGGTGCGCCCGCCGTCCTCCACCGCCTGCCAGCCGATCAGGGCCAGCGCCTCGGCGGCGGCGACGGAACGGAAGGCGCGGGTGATCCCCCAGAGCATCGAGGGCCGGAAATCGGCCACGAGGATCGTGATGCGGTCGCGTTCCTCCTGGAACTGGCGGACGTGCAGCTCGCCGGTGCGGGCGGTGGTGCCCCGGTCGAGGTGGCGGATGTCGTCGCCCGCCACGTACTGCCGCACGTCGGCGACCTCCTGCCCGTGGCCCTTGCGGCGGGTGGCGAACCCGCCCGGCAGGTTGGCGAGCGCGGGCTCTCCCCTTGCCTTGAGCGTCACCTGCCGAAGCGCGATCAGCCCGTCCGGGGAAAGCGTGACCCCGGGCGTGTCGGGCAGGGGGCTTGTGGCGGCGGCGCTCACAACGCTTCGACCTCTGCGAGGATGGCGGCGACCACGTCCCTTGGTTTGCGGCCCTCGGCCACCGCGCGCCACGTCAGCACCATGCGGTGCGCCAGCGCGTCGGGGGCCAGCGCCTCCACGTCCTCGGGCAGGGCGTAGTCGCGGCCCCGCAGGTAGGCGCGCGCCTTGGCGGCGGAGGCCAGCGCGAGCGAGCCGCGCGGCGAGACGGCATGTTCCACGTCCGCCGCTTGCGGGCCTTCGCGCGTCGCCACGACGAGCCGGACGATGTAGTCGCGCAGTTCGGGCGAGAGGTGCACGGCCATGGCGGTCTTCTGCGCGTCCTGCAGATCGGCCAGCGGCACGGCGTTAACGGTCTTTGCGGGCTCGTGCTGTTCGGCTTCGACCAGGTCCAGGATCTGCCGTTCGGTTTCCGCGTCGGGCAGCGACAGGACGATGTGCAGCAGGAACCGGTCGAGCTGAGCCTCGGGCAGGGGGAAGGTCCCGTCGTGCTCGATCGGGTTCTGGGTGGCGACCACGAGAAAGGGGGAGGGCAGGGGCCAGGTGTCGGACCCCGCTGTGACCTGCCGTTCGGCCATCGCCTCCAGCAGCGCGGACTGCACCTTGGGCGGGGCGCGGTTGATCTCGTCCACCAGCACGAGGTTGTGGAACACCGGGCCTTTGACGAACTCGAAACTGCCGGTTTGCGGGCGGAACACCGGGGTGCCGGTGAGGTCCGAGGGCATCAGGTCCGGTGTGCACTGGATGCGGGCAAAGCTACCTTCCGTCGCCTGAGCGAGCCATTTGACCGCGCGGGTCTTGGCGAGGCCGGGCGGACCTTCGACCAGCACGTGGCCACCGCTGAGCAGCGCCACGAGCAGCCGTTCCACCAACGCCTCCTGCCCCACCAGCCCCTGGCCCAGATGGTCCCGGAGGCTTCGCATGGCCCCGGTCGGGCCTGCGGTTTTCGCGTCCATGTATCCTCCCTGACCCGCGTTTCGGCGGTTTTTGGAAGGAGTCTAGCGAAACCGGGGCGCGCCGCCGATTCAGTCTAAGGTCGCAATGGACAGCGTAAGGTCACTTCTTCCGCATCGCCGCCATGAGCGCGTCGCCCAACGCGCCCGTGCCGCCCGACGAGGCCGGCTTGCCGCCGCCCTGCGGACCCTTGCCGCGCGGCGGCTGGCCCTTGGGACCGCCGGGACCCCTTGGGCCCTTGGGTCCGTTGCCGGGCCGTCCGCCGGGGGTCGCGGCACCGTCGCGGCGGGGCTGGGCGTCGCGCCCGCCGCCGTCCTTGCGCATCGTGAGGCCGATGC contains:
- a CDS encoding AAA family ATPase is translated as MAQKPTTKPDLPPYFNIDPEQAASKLSKPIDTARFAKAAAFAMRGRDDLAKRGYAPDGAKRLRKFSTWEVCKYLIPVNPAHLRRVLRQNPDLPQGEGEGGSKWFTLEEILTLRDHFAEEGAKDKEYRAWRPEGLPAKVVAVANFKGGVGKTSTCAHLAMSAALDGYKVLVIDLDSQGSMTSIMGGKVEDEWQTVFPMLARDYALKLVEENRIREAAGQTPYQLDETLTAALEVSPRNLVQKTHWPNIDLIGAQLNLYWAEFQVPVWRMQMRQWALWDALMNALEEGGMLDDYDIVLLDTPPALGYLTINALSAADILLVPLGASFLEFDSTGRFFDMIYSTFASIEEGENRARRSGGLPEMRFEWDAVRALVTRFDAGQQTDLANVIQAYFGDFMTTYRQEVTAMVGQAGEMVSGIYETDYRDFNRDTYVRGRETFDRTWAEVKEVILGTWWRDLQMAQAESGTEQEVAE
- a CDS encoding ParB/RepB/Spo0J family partition protein; this translates as MAKRRKLEAPTAEALQALEEEVSRDVARGPMSAPIAQVAAEAAGMHDTRTPAERQAAAKDRSDAERLREAEASGRVMQEIPLDQIDRSALVRDRVVIDRESLDELKHSILRSGLRLPIEVFRMEGGEKPYGLLSGYRRMMAMEELYSYLEHEKYASIKAVVRDPETMGGTFAAMIEENEIRASLSHFERGRIAVIAAQQGAFVNTEDAVNALFPQASKAKRSKIRSFALIFEELGDMLEFPDLIKEKDGLRMAAALREGGESILRQALSESRTTSADEEARVLEEALKQVETKADPKRGGRPKKVASPRNLSSGVRLQAGNDDDGWYIRIKGRHVDRELVEVAMAELERLLDGPGR
- the gfa gene encoding S-(hydroxymethyl)glutathione synthase, yielding MFFKSGDSASSSAPKYTHVKIHPQVDNGIPRETAGFSGGTLKCKCSSKPVVVQISDQTAHNHVCGCTKCWKPSGAIFSQIAVVGRDKVKVTENEDKLEVVDRSAAIQRHACTGCGTHMYGRIENDGHPFFGLDFVHTELSPQTGWAAPTFAAFVSSIIESGVDPARMDEIRGRLREIGLPPYDCLSPPLMDAIATHVAKHS
- a CDS encoding BatD family protein — translated: MRPLLALLLLWPLTLHAQTRAVDPDDLQLTVTVLEQADIPYAREMVMIVIRGVYKRHITLEKLEQPDLPGFNWTQLGPDTWREERIRGQKVKVLERRMALYPERAGTLTIGAFTHHLTLTDEGDDWFEHDITSAPVTIEVAPAPALPDGGWWFPARRVQVADNWSNAPDQLTAGEGVLRIVRVEAVGVTPEMVPPMPELTSPSAMIFPHPEKRLIQLSPEGPVTYVFWRWTIRPTNDRSTIVEPIGFSYFDTVSREMREVVISAQRVAYDEAALPPPPPPEDPARLPGWPMVLAALAAFGAGLAWMLKGQRADQSALLRRLPLLDPQVRALRRAARAGDAAATRRAARAILRRDGVATSHLLDGFDRARFGRQTRAVDLRAFATAVLRART
- a CDS encoding vWA domain-containing protein — translated: MTPYVTLLRPEWLLLLPLLAGLGWWLHRQRGQLGGWERAANPALLQALAALGRVSHSRGGTGLFAALGAAAIGILALSGPAQERRDAVSFRNLDGAVFVIDASPSVTGSDRWSQLQTMGRFGVSALGTRPGGLVVYAGDAYVASDLTRDLRQLGQTVSVIDAETVPDKGSRPGRGLALATQMLEDGQVLAGDVVLFTDGAGLGPDTLAEAQAIAARGARLSVVTLNAPSAETETLSRVGNGRTFTLDQTDAFARFLSEDARTRLEAQDFPLLFQRDFGRYLLALALLPLLLLFRRRAT
- a CDS encoding VWA domain-containing protein; this encodes MFELASPLALLLLPLPWLAARLLPPAQTRGAALAVPDRIGTALLTAGGRGGSAVLERARRLLPWATWALFVLALSGPSTLEPVPALRVSGRDLAIALDLSGSMVRDDFYLDGQPITRLEAVTTVGAEFARRRAGDRVALIVFGSEAYYAAPFTFDTEAIARRIEEATIGISGRATNISDALGLALKRMAGSDADTRVVILLSDGANNAGATNPRGVAQLAAQMGVRVHTIAMGPKSVDEAEEGERGVVDAETLDAISKVSGGETFRVRTTEDLIAVTEALDRLEATDSDGLAAEVFREHWIWPASLAVILCLWMGWREARG
- a CDS encoding DUF58 domain-containing protein, with product MSAAATSPLPDTPGVTLSPDGLIALRQVTLKARGEPALANLPGGFATRRKGHGQEVADVRQYVAGDDIRHLDRGTTARTGELHVRQFQEERDRITILVADFRPSMLWGITRAFRSVAAAEALALIGWQAVEDGGRTGLLAITSGPPVIVPPRGRARGMLDVIGGMVRAHRNALQAAMAGETTDPPLAGPLSRADRIAPRGAELVIASGFDTPGDGFGDVLSRLDRDRVPRLMAITDADGTRLPRGDYPVRLSDGRHLRIALDGTGTEAPDLIDVEGFRALRVDAGQSVEDMARRLAAAFPPDRAP
- a CDS encoding AAA family ATPase, which produces MDAKTAGPTGAMRSLRDHLGQGLVGQEALVERLLVALLSGGHVLVEGPPGLAKTRAVKWLAQATEGSFARIQCTPDLMPSDLTGTPVFRPQTGSFEFVKGPVFHNLVLVDEINRAPPKVQSALLEAMAERQVTAGSDTWPLPSPFLVVATQNPIEHDGTFPLPEAQLDRFLLHIVLSLPDAETERQILDLVEAEQHEPAKTVNAVPLADLQDAQKTAMAVHLSPELRDYIVRLVVATREGPQAADVEHAVSPRGSLALASAAKARAYLRGRDYALPEDVEALAPDALAHRMVLTWRAVAEGRKPRDVVAAILAEVEAL